The following proteins are co-located in the Silene latifolia isolate original U9 population chromosome 1, ASM4854445v1, whole genome shotgun sequence genome:
- the LOC141647492 gene encoding uncharacterized protein LOC141647492: MKGVMRYGKRGKLSQKYVGPYEILDRVGEVAYRLALPPALARVHNVFHVSQLSKYVSDPTHVLPAETVEMDENLSYVEVSKETLDRKVRKTRNGETALVKVLWSNHNVEEATWKAKAEIKEKYPHLFA; encoded by the coding sequence ATGAAGGGAGTGATGCGTTATGGCAAGAGAGGGAAACTAAGTCAGAAATACGTTGGGCCTTATGAGATTTTAGACAGAGTTGGTGAAGTGGCATATCGTCTTGCACTACCACCAGCCTTGGCAAGAGTTCATAATGTTTTTCATGTCTCACAATTGAgtaaatatgtgagtgatcctactcATGTGTTACCAGCTGAGACAGTTGAGATGGATGAGAATTTATCTTATGTGGAGGTGTCTAAGGAGACATTGgacaggaaagtgaggaagactaGAAATGGCGAGACTGCGTTGGTAAaagttctttggtctaatcataatgtagaGGAGGCTACTTGGAAAGCTAAAGCTGAGATAAAAGAGAAGTATCCCCATTTATTTGCTTAA